CCAAAAGAGGCATATGGATAATATAGTATCGGCAAATTGGGGAGTGGGATATCTGTTCAGAAAGTGATTGCCCAAAAAAATCCCCTCATCTTATCAAAACAAACACATTTTATACCGTTCTAAGAAATAGAAACCTTGAGGCTCCTAAAAAGCTGCTCTTTAAAAGACAAAAAATCGGTACTTTTCTATACAAGTACTCCCGAAATGCTCCGTCTTACATCCTGAGCTTTAGGGTATTCCCTCCTGAATCAAGATCAGCTTTTTCCCCCGGCCTGTTATTGCGATAAGTACCATTCTTCCTTTTTTGCATTCCTGGCAGACAAGCGGATCTTTGCCGGTAATACGTTTAATAATATCATACCAGTGGATGGGAGACACCTTTGTATCCGAATCTGATTTCTCTTCTGAATCGCTCGACAGGTTACTTCA
This genomic window from Chitinispirillum alkaliphilum contains:
- a CDS encoding Mobile element protein, which gives rise to MSPIHWYDIIKRITGKDPLVCQECKKGRMVLIAITGRGKKLILIQEGIP